Proteins co-encoded in one Synechococcus elongatus PCC 6301 genomic window:
- a CDS encoding class I SAM-dependent methyltransferase has protein sequence MAIVDPWQDRWQTVARRYSREYRREAQPLPDDLESLAIVQTWRAGQLQNQIGSAFWELAQPGKGQAWLDLGCSLSFLVYPWRDWQASFSGQDICPEACEILRQRGPQLNSKLFKGCRLAPAHQLDYPDRSFDGAIATGVSAYYPLDYWAEVLTAVQKVLKPGGQFLFDVINPEAAIAEDWAILETYLGAPVELVDLDQWRQLCRDRGARIRAESAGPLFQLLRIDWPKG, from the coding sequence ATGGCGATCGTAGACCCTTGGCAAGACCGCTGGCAGACTGTTGCTCGTCGCTACAGCCGCGAGTATCGGCGCGAAGCCCAACCGCTACCAGATGACCTCGAGTCGTTGGCGATCGTCCAAACCTGGCGAGCAGGTCAGCTCCAGAACCAAATTGGTTCCGCTTTTTGGGAGTTAGCGCAACCCGGTAAAGGACAGGCTTGGCTGGATTTAGGCTGCAGCCTCAGCTTCTTGGTCTACCCTTGGCGTGATTGGCAGGCTAGCTTTTCAGGACAGGATATTTGTCCCGAAGCTTGTGAAATCCTGCGGCAGCGGGGGCCTCAGCTCAACTCCAAACTGTTCAAGGGCTGCCGCCTCGCCCCTGCCCACCAACTCGACTACCCTGATCGCAGCTTTGATGGCGCGATCGCGACGGGAGTCAGCGCCTATTATCCGCTCGACTACTGGGCTGAAGTTCTGACCGCAGTTCAGAAAGTGCTCAAGCCGGGTGGCCAGTTCCTATTTGATGTCATCAATCCTGAAGCCGCGATCGCAGAGGATTGGGCCATCCTTGAAACCTATCTGGGCGCGCCGGTTGAGCTGGTCGATCTCGATCAGTGGCGACAGCTCTGCCGCGATCGCGGAGCGCGCATCCGTGCCGAATCAGCCGGGCCACTTTTCCAACTCCTGCGCATTGATTGGCCCAAGGGCTAG
- a CDS encoding antitoxin Xre-like helix-turn-helix domain-containing protein — MKTKPTTHRTNNQTRSQQTRQSTGRSGPSGLEAIAPPAMATYIYRLHPRDRINLIRRGVPATLVVQTEQQLGLARQGVCQMLGLSVSTIKRRLTQNQALTADETERLLALQQLIGQVEAIIAEAGEPSGFDAAQWVGEWLMTPNPALAGQKPAEYMDTAEGRRLVSQAIAMMRSGAYA, encoded by the coding sequence ATGAAGACGAAACCCACAACACACAGGACAAATAACCAGACACGATCGCAACAAACTCGCCAGTCAACCGGGCGATCGGGACCATCTGGGCTGGAAGCGATCGCTCCACCTGCTATGGCGACTTATATCTATCGGTTACACCCCCGCGATCGCATTAATCTAATTCGACGGGGAGTTCCCGCCACTTTGGTTGTGCAAACGGAGCAACAACTAGGGCTAGCCAGACAAGGCGTTTGCCAGATGTTGGGGCTATCAGTCTCAACGATCAAGCGGCGTCTGACTCAAAATCAGGCGTTGACTGCGGATGAGACCGAGCGATTGCTAGCGCTGCAGCAGTTGATTGGTCAGGTCGAGGCGATCATTGCAGAAGCGGGCGAGCCCAGTGGATTTGATGCGGCGCAGTGGGTTGGGGAATGGCTGATGACGCCGAATCCGGCCCTGGCGGGGCAAAAGCCAGCGGAATACATGGATACGGCTGAGGGACGGCGGCTGGTTTCGCAGGCGATCGCCATGATGCGCAGCGGAGCTTATGCGTGA
- a CDS encoding RES family NAD+ phosphorylase, translating into MSAAIDTISVWRIAVEGRDYSAEDRSGKGAALTGGRWNREGLPVLYTAENIALACLETLVHLGPSLPLNRYLVQIELEAQDWEARTVFDPKQGIGWDAEPYGQTSLDWGSRWLESQG; encoded by the coding sequence GTGAGTGCAGCGATCGACACGATCTCCGTTTGGCGCATTGCTGTAGAAGGCCGGGACTATAGCGCTGAGGATCGATCGGGCAAAGGGGCAGCACTGACCGGTGGCCGCTGGAATCGGGAGGGGCTGCCGGTGCTGTACACGGCGGAGAATATCGCGTTGGCCTGCCTAGAGACTCTGGTGCATTTGGGACCGAGTCTACCTTTGAATCGCTACTTGGTGCAGATTGAGCTAGAGGCGCAGGACTGGGAGGCACGAACGGTTTTCGATCCTAAGCAGGGAATTGGCTGGGATGCGGAACCGTATGGGCAAACATCACTGGATTGGGGCAGTCGCTGGCTCGAAAGCCAAGGGTAG
- the pap gene encoding polyphosphate:AMP phosphotransferase: MLETLDLSHCLSKEAYQQQVEGLMLDLANLQRQCWQASIPVIVVLEGWAASGKGDYVRSLVEYMDPRGFIVHPVWPPTEQEQQFPFLRRFWLRLPPQGKVGIFYHSWYTRVLEDRLFDRIDPAQVPQTIQQINAFERQLHDDGAVIIKLWMHVSKEKLRKRLKKAAKDELHAWRIRPEDWQQAKHYNQYRQLAEEMLIYSSTGAAPWTLVEADCRRWASIKSLTTLTAALRSRLERAQLQQATTEPQLPAQTKLAPMEPDWLSKVDLTQKLSEVDYHRRLGEAQIDLLKLQRQLDRDRRPVLILFEGWDAAGKGGAIKRLTSQLDPRSFAVHPFSAPNTEEQQQHYLWRFWRRLPARGAIGIFDRSWYGRVLVERIEGFASDREWQRAYGEINEFEAQLVTADYILVKFWLHISADEQLQRFEERKDSPFKQYKLTDEDWRNREQWPLYEVAVNQMLQRTSTAIAPWTIVAGNDKRFARVQVLETVTQAIAAAL, translated from the coding sequence ATGCTAGAAACCCTTGATCTCAGCCATTGCCTCTCCAAAGAAGCCTATCAGCAGCAAGTCGAGGGATTGATGCTGGATTTGGCCAATCTGCAACGGCAATGCTGGCAAGCCAGTATTCCCGTGATTGTGGTGCTCGAAGGCTGGGCGGCATCCGGGAAAGGTGACTATGTTCGCAGCTTGGTGGAGTACATGGATCCGCGGGGCTTTATTGTTCACCCGGTCTGGCCGCCCACGGAACAAGAGCAGCAATTTCCCTTCCTGCGCCGGTTTTGGCTGCGCCTACCCCCTCAGGGCAAAGTCGGCATTTTCTATCACAGCTGGTACACGCGGGTTTTGGAAGATCGGTTGTTCGATCGCATTGACCCAGCCCAAGTGCCCCAAACCATTCAGCAGATCAATGCCTTTGAACGGCAATTGCACGATGACGGTGCGGTGATCATCAAACTCTGGATGCATGTCAGCAAAGAGAAGCTGCGTAAGCGCCTCAAAAAAGCGGCTAAAGATGAACTGCATGCTTGGCGGATTCGGCCCGAGGATTGGCAGCAAGCCAAACACTATAACCAGTACCGTCAGTTGGCCGAGGAAATGCTGATCTACAGCAGCACAGGGGCTGCGCCTTGGACCTTGGTGGAGGCCGATTGTCGGCGCTGGGCTAGCATCAAATCCCTGACGACGCTGACGGCTGCCCTGCGATCGCGGTTAGAACGGGCTCAATTGCAGCAGGCGACGACGGAGCCCCAACTCCCTGCCCAGACGAAGCTGGCGCCAATGGAACCGGATTGGTTATCCAAGGTTGATCTAACGCAGAAATTGAGTGAGGTCGACTATCATCGCCGCTTGGGCGAAGCCCAAATCGATTTGCTGAAGCTACAACGGCAACTCGATCGCGATCGCCGCCCAGTGCTGATTCTGTTCGAAGGCTGGGATGCGGCTGGCAAAGGCGGAGCGATTAAACGTCTGACCAGCCAACTCGATCCCCGTAGTTTTGCGGTGCATCCCTTCAGTGCCCCCAATACCGAGGAGCAGCAGCAACACTACCTCTGGCGCTTCTGGCGACGTCTACCGGCGCGGGGTGCGATCGGCATTTTTGACCGCAGTTGGTACGGTCGCGTCTTGGTGGAGCGGATTGAGGGCTTTGCCAGCGATCGCGAGTGGCAGCGAGCCTATGGTGAAATTAATGAGTTTGAAGCCCAGCTCGTAACGGCTGACTACATCTTGGTTAAGTTTTGGCTGCACATCAGCGCCGATGAGCAGTTGCAGCGGTTTGAAGAGCGTAAGGACAGTCCCTTTAAGCAGTACAAATTAACAGACGAAGATTGGCGTAACCGTGAGCAATGGCCGCTCTATGAGGTCGCCGTCAATCAAATGCTGCAACGTACCAGTACCGCGATCGCGCCTTGGACGATCGTGGCAGGCAATGACAAACGTTTTGCCCGAGTGCAAGTTCTGGAAACTGTGACGCAGGCGATCGCCGCTGCCCTTTGA
- a CDS encoding bifunctional riboflavin kinase/FAD synthetase, protein MRILDDLDPVSGPTAIALGNFDGIHLGHQQVIAPVRAAHRSHPDWMPSVVTFNPHPQAFFSGDRLPSITPVAEKAELLQGLGIEQLVLLPFTRELANLTPEQFVSEVLVQHLQARQISVGQDFRFGRGRSGSAQDLQAIAQGRGIPTTIVPLFKHRDLRVSSSAIRKALDQGQPELAAAWLGRPYRLTGCVILGQQLGRQLGTPTANLQLPADKLLPRWGVYAGRAHLPEQGLHNLPAVLNVGQRPTVTGDRSVSVEVHLLDWQGDCYGQLLQVDLLHFLRPEQKFDSLSALTQQIQQDCRLARSQLATESSSLA, encoded by the coding sequence GTGAGAATTCTTGATGACCTAGACCCAGTTTCTGGTCCCACTGCGATCGCGCTGGGCAACTTTGATGGCATCCACCTAGGGCATCAGCAAGTCATCGCGCCGGTTCGGGCAGCTCATCGCAGCCATCCCGACTGGATGCCGTCGGTGGTGACCTTCAACCCCCACCCCCAAGCTTTCTTCTCCGGCGATCGCCTGCCCTCCATTACCCCCGTTGCTGAAAAGGCAGAACTGCTGCAAGGGTTGGGCATCGAACAGTTGGTCTTGCTGCCCTTCACCCGCGAGCTGGCCAACCTGACGCCCGAACAGTTTGTCTCAGAGGTATTGGTTCAACACCTCCAAGCGAGGCAAATTAGCGTTGGCCAAGATTTTCGGTTTGGGCGAGGACGGAGCGGCTCGGCGCAGGATCTGCAAGCGATTGCCCAGGGCCGAGGTATTCCCACCACGATCGTGCCGCTGTTTAAGCACCGTGACTTGCGGGTCAGCAGCTCTGCGATTCGCAAAGCCCTCGACCAAGGTCAGCCTGAGCTGGCAGCGGCTTGGTTAGGACGCCCCTATCGCCTGACCGGTTGTGTGATTCTGGGACAGCAGCTCGGACGGCAATTGGGGACACCAACTGCCAATCTCCAGCTTCCGGCCGATAAGTTGTTGCCCCGTTGGGGAGTCTATGCTGGCCGCGCTCATCTACCCGAGCAAGGACTGCACAATTTACCCGCCGTGCTGAATGTCGGTCAGCGACCCACCGTAACTGGCGATCGTAGCGTCAGTGTCGAAGTCCATCTTCTGGACTGGCAGGGCGATTGCTACGGTCAGCTGCTGCAGGTTGATCTGCTGCACTTTTTGCGACCTGAACAGAAATTTGACTCGCTCAGTGCTTTGACGCAGCAAATTCAGCAAGACTGTCGCTTGGCGCGATCGCAGCTTGCAACAGAGTCATCGAGCTTGGCTTGA
- a CDS encoding diguanylate cyclase, which yields MKILRWKIYRYRYLLCLLTSQVAILGLDFYLSAAISLQPYYWVPVVLSILFVSPRQVFLLSALAFAFTVLAGFYWGYFLSADYLSVVLSTIVVSTISVLISIRIQRSIKVQKNLEERYRLLAENASDIVIFAQPDHCIRWVSPSLQSVLDGGLEDWIGSRVASFIHSQDRFILETLYAKAIFPEENTTKHEQSIRIRHKNGDYRWFSIRVAAVKDEAGQPIGFVKGFRDIHDQVRSQQALREERAQLRAVMDSLIDPHVLLTAIWDDKGNIVDFRYTDANPAACLYNQMTREQLIGKTLLEILPAHKASGLLDHYIQTMQSFEPLILNDYAYPHDIYNEERRFDIRAVRVDNALSYTWRDVTDRYQAAQQLAESKERYQQLAQRWEFAMGAGDIAIYEADLRTQTAFYSPGLLKQLGYQEGDWSDRLDEWWQRLHPEDILLIEQNLKVNFTDQSQPNYTTEYRIQHRDGSYRWILDRGKVMSYDDEGRPLSVMGVNVDITSQKYTEQELSRQAKTDELTGLINRREAIARIQALCALDRRHGKEFAVLFCDLDCFKDVNDHFGHLAGDTVLQVVARRIKLAIRSNDFAARIGGDEFLVVLQGVHSLKNAVVIAEKLRYVVAQPISTDAGCVAQTMTIGVTLIQPAETIDTLIARADAAMYQGKQSGRDRVIPFA from the coding sequence TTGAAAATTCTTCGCTGGAAGATCTATAGGTATCGTTACTTACTCTGTTTGCTAACTAGTCAGGTTGCTATTTTAGGGCTGGATTTTTATCTTTCAGCTGCTATTAGTTTACAGCCCTACTATTGGGTTCCTGTAGTTTTAAGTATTCTTTTTGTCTCGCCTCGACAAGTTTTTTTGCTGAGTGCTCTTGCTTTCGCTTTCACAGTTTTAGCAGGATTTTACTGGGGATATTTTCTGTCTGCTGATTATCTTTCTGTTGTATTGTCAACCATTGTTGTCTCGACAATCTCTGTCCTGATTTCAATCCGTATTCAACGCAGTATAAAAGTTCAAAAAAACCTTGAGGAACGCTACCGATTACTGGCTGAAAATGCTTCAGATATTGTGATTTTTGCTCAGCCTGATCACTGTATTCGCTGGGTTTCACCTTCTTTGCAATCGGTCTTAGATGGGGGCTTGGAAGATTGGATAGGCTCAAGAGTCGCTAGCTTTATCCATTCTCAAGATCGTTTCATACTAGAGACACTGTATGCTAAGGCTATTTTCCCTGAAGAAAATACAACTAAACATGAACAGTCAATACGCATAAGGCATAAAAATGGTGATTATCGCTGGTTTTCAATTCGTGTTGCAGCTGTGAAGGATGAAGCAGGACAGCCTATAGGATTTGTCAAAGGTTTTCGGGATATTCATGATCAGGTGCGATCGCAACAAGCATTGAGAGAGGAGCGAGCGCAACTTAGAGCTGTAATGGATTCACTGATTGATCCTCATGTTTTACTAACTGCGATTTGGGATGACAAGGGTAATATTGTCGATTTTCGCTACACAGATGCCAACCCTGCGGCATGCCTTTATAACCAAATGACTCGTGAGCAACTCATTGGGAAGACACTGCTTGAAATCCTACCTGCTCACAAGGCCAGCGGTTTGCTGGATCATTACATACAGACGATGCAAAGTTTTGAGCCATTAATTCTCAATGACTATGCTTATCCCCATGATATTTATAACGAAGAGCGTCGCTTTGATATTCGGGCTGTCCGAGTCGATAATGCGTTGAGCTATACATGGCGCGATGTGACCGATCGCTACCAGGCAGCACAACAGCTTGCTGAGTCTAAGGAGCGTTACCAGCAGCTAGCACAGCGTTGGGAGTTTGCTATGGGTGCAGGTGATATTGCTATTTATGAAGCTGATTTAAGAACACAAACTGCTTTTTACTCGCCAGGATTGCTCAAGCAACTTGGTTATCAAGAGGGAGATTGGTCTGACAGGCTTGATGAATGGTGGCAGCGTCTTCATCCTGAAGACATCCTCTTGATAGAACAGAATCTTAAGGTCAACTTTACTGATCAAAGTCAACCTAATTACACCACAGAATATCGAATTCAACATCGAGATGGTTCTTATCGTTGGATTCTCGATCGTGGCAAAGTCATGTCCTACGATGATGAGGGTCGACCATTGAGCGTTATGGGTGTTAATGTCGATATCACTAGTCAAAAATATACTGAACAAGAGTTGTCACGTCAGGCAAAAACGGATGAATTAACAGGACTCATTAATCGTCGAGAAGCGATCGCCCGGATTCAAGCCCTTTGTGCTCTCGATCGCCGTCATGGGAAAGAATTTGCTGTTCTATTTTGTGACCTAGATTGCTTCAAAGATGTCAACGATCACTTTGGTCATCTTGCTGGTGATACAGTCCTTCAAGTTGTGGCAAGACGGATCAAGTTAGCGATTCGTAGCAATGATTTTGCAGCACGGATTGGTGGTGATGAATTTCTAGTCGTTTTGCAAGGTGTTCACTCGCTCAAAAATGCAGTAGTGATCGCGGAGAAGTTGCGTTATGTGGTTGCTCAGCCTATTTCTACAGACGCAGGATGTGTAGCTCAGACCATGACGATTGGTGTCACGCTGATTCAGCCTGCCGAAACGATTGATACACTCATCGCTCGGGCTGATGCGGCGATGTATCAAGGTAAACAATCCGGCCGCGATCGCGTTATCCCCTTTGCCTAA
- a CDS encoding aldehyde dehydrogenase family protein, whose amino-acid sequence MTAVVLPAAAETLAALQATFDRGDTRTLAFRLARLQDLAKLVADNEAELLQALASDLRKPALEAYASEIYFVRDQIKLTCKHLRRWMQPEKQSISLMQQPGQAYRQAEPLGVVLIIGPWNYPFQLLITPLIGAIAAGNCAVLKPSELAPATSSLIQRLISDRFDPDYIRVLEGDASVSQALITQPFDHIFFTGGTAIGRKVMAAAAENLTPVTLELGGKSPCIVDTDIDLDVAARRIAWGKFFNAGQTCIAPDYLLVQRTVAEPFIEALIDNIQQFYGEDPQQSADYARIVSDRHWQRLNSLLVDGTIRHGGQVDRSDRYIAPTLITDVNWRDPILQEEIFGPLLPILIYDQLDEAIAQIRAQPKPLALYLFSRDRQVQERVLAETSAGSVCLNDTILQVGVPDAAFGGVGPSGMGGYHGKASFETFSHYKLVLKRPFWLDLALRYPPYGDKINLFRKL is encoded by the coding sequence ATGACTGCTGTCGTTCTCCCTGCTGCCGCTGAAACGCTGGCTGCTTTACAAGCAACCTTTGATCGGGGGGATACACGCACGCTCGCCTTCCGACTGGCGCGATTACAGGATCTGGCCAAGCTAGTTGCTGACAATGAAGCGGAGCTATTGCAAGCCTTGGCGTCAGACCTCCGCAAACCAGCACTGGAAGCCTACGCCAGTGAGATTTATTTCGTGCGCGACCAAATCAAACTGACCTGCAAGCATCTGCGGCGCTGGATGCAACCCGAGAAGCAGTCGATTTCCTTGATGCAGCAGCCTGGCCAGGCCTATCGCCAAGCAGAACCGCTCGGAGTCGTGCTGATCATTGGCCCCTGGAACTATCCCTTTCAGCTGCTCATCACGCCGTTGATTGGGGCGATCGCGGCGGGAAATTGTGCCGTACTCAAACCATCGGAACTGGCTCCCGCGACTTCCAGCCTGATTCAGCGACTGATCAGCGATCGCTTTGACCCTGATTACATCCGCGTTTTAGAAGGCGATGCTAGCGTTAGCCAAGCCCTGATTACTCAGCCCTTCGATCACATCTTCTTCACTGGCGGCACGGCGATCGGGCGAAAAGTGATGGCTGCTGCGGCCGAAAACCTGACGCCCGTCACCCTCGAGTTGGGCGGTAAGTCACCCTGCATTGTTGATACCGATATCGACCTCGATGTGGCCGCCCGTCGCATCGCCTGGGGCAAATTCTTCAACGCCGGTCAAACCTGCATTGCGCCTGACTATTTGTTGGTGCAACGCACGGTCGCAGAGCCGTTCATTGAAGCGCTGATCGACAACATCCAGCAGTTCTATGGCGAGGATCCGCAACAGAGTGCTGACTACGCCCGCATTGTCAGCGATCGCCACTGGCAAAGGCTAAATAGCCTGTTGGTTGATGGCACGATTCGCCATGGTGGTCAGGTGGATAGGAGCGATCGCTACATCGCACCGACTTTAATTACGGACGTCAACTGGCGCGATCCCATCCTGCAAGAGGAGATTTTTGGGCCCCTCTTGCCGATTTTGATTTACGACCAATTGGATGAGGCGATCGCCCAAATTCGTGCCCAGCCCAAGCCCCTCGCGCTCTATCTATTCAGCCGCGATCGCCAAGTGCAAGAGCGCGTCCTAGCGGAAACCAGCGCCGGTAGCGTCTGCCTCAACGACACGATCCTGCAGGTCGGCGTCCCCGATGCTGCTTTTGGTGGGGTCGGCCCCAGCGGCATGGGCGGCTATCACGGCAAAGCCAGTTTCGAAACCTTCAGTCACTACAAGCTGGTGCTCAAGCGACCGTTTTGGCTCGATCTGGCCCTGCGCTATCCGCCCTACGGCGACAAGATCAACCTCTTCCGCAAGCTCTAG
- a CDS encoding dihydroorotase: MSDLWIRNARVLLPTGEWQLADVEVRAGKIVAIADQLPAASDDTPEVQAEGLALLPGVIDPQVHFRDPGLTHKEDLHTASRACARGGVTSFMEMPNTKPLTTTQAILTEKLAIAAEKSLVNYAFFIGATPENHPDLHTATPTCGIKIFMGASHSPLMVPTEPELEPIFAAGRRLIAVHAEDQPRILARREFMLAGPHVPDLHSAIQDNEAALLATRLALKLSKKYQRRLHILHLSTGDEALLLRQDKPAWVTTEVTPQHLLLNRDAYYEIGSLAQMNPPLRTRWDNEVLWQALLDGVIDCIATDHAPHTLEEKAQPYPNCPSGMPGVETSLPLMLTEAQKGRCTVAQVAQWMSTNVAKIFGIANKGKIEPGYDADLVLVDLDRYQLVRREDLQTKCGWSPFEGWNLTGWPQVTIVGGQIVYDRGQFNESVRGQALQFDESGW, encoded by the coding sequence ATGAGCGACCTCTGGATTCGTAACGCCCGAGTGCTCTTGCCCACAGGAGAGTGGCAACTGGCCGATGTCGAGGTTCGGGCTGGCAAGATCGTCGCGATCGCAGATCAGTTGCCTGCCGCAAGTGACGATACGCCGGAAGTGCAGGCTGAAGGACTGGCGTTACTCCCGGGCGTGATCGATCCACAGGTGCACTTTCGGGATCCGGGCTTGACCCACAAAGAAGATTTGCACACGGCTAGCCGCGCCTGTGCGCGGGGTGGTGTCACCAGCTTTATGGAGATGCCCAACACCAAGCCGCTGACGACGACCCAGGCAATCCTGACAGAGAAGCTGGCGATCGCAGCAGAGAAAAGCCTCGTCAACTACGCCTTCTTCATTGGTGCGACGCCAGAGAATCATCCCGACCTGCATACGGCGACACCCACCTGTGGCATCAAGATTTTCATGGGGGCCTCTCACAGCCCGCTGATGGTGCCGACAGAACCCGAACTGGAGCCGATTTTTGCAGCGGGACGGCGCCTGATTGCGGTGCATGCGGAGGATCAGCCACGCATTTTGGCGCGCCGTGAGTTCATGCTGGCGGGCCCCCACGTGCCGGATCTCCATTCCGCCATTCAAGACAATGAAGCGGCCTTGCTGGCGACCCGTCTGGCGCTCAAACTCTCGAAGAAATACCAGCGGCGGCTGCATATCCTCCACCTCTCAACCGGTGACGAAGCGCTGCTGCTACGGCAGGACAAGCCAGCTTGGGTGACGACGGAGGTGACACCACAGCATTTGCTGCTCAACCGCGATGCCTACTACGAGATCGGCAGTCTCGCGCAGATGAACCCGCCCTTGCGGACGCGATGGGACAACGAAGTGCTCTGGCAAGCGCTGCTCGATGGTGTGATTGACTGCATTGCGACCGATCACGCACCCCACACCCTTGAGGAAAAAGCCCAGCCCTATCCCAATTGCCCTTCGGGCATGCCGGGGGTTGAAACTTCCTTGCCGCTGATGCTGACCGAAGCGCAAAAGGGCCGCTGCACGGTGGCGCAAGTTGCCCAGTGGATGTCGACTAATGTGGCCAAAATCTTCGGCATCGCAAACAAAGGCAAGATTGAGCCCGGCTATGATGCTGACTTGGTGCTGGTCGATCTCGATCGCTACCAACTAGTGCGGCGAGAAGATCTGCAGACTAAGTGCGGCTGGAGCCCCTTTGAGGGCTGGAACCTAACCGGCTGGCCGCAGGTGACCATCGTTGGCGGTCAGATCGTCTACGATCGCGGCCAGTTTAATGAGTCGGTGCGGGGGCAAGCGCTGCAATTCGACGAATCCGGCTGGTAA
- the lepB gene encoding signal peptidase I translates to MAKPETSSTSTASSDTPSPKKENVWLENAKTLGLSIIFALGIRQFVAEARYIPSGSMLPTLQINDRLIIDKVSYRFNPPQRGDIIVFEPPFALRKRGYDDAFIKRVIGLPGDTVEVRDGQVYVNGKVLNENYIAQEPSYTWGPKTVPANSYLVLGDNRNNSYDSHYWGFVPENKIIGKALVRFWPLNRLGEVEPLPSYQKTPPITPLGWRLPHPTHQRLS, encoded by the coding sequence ATGGCTAAACCAGAAACGTCGTCTACTTCCACGGCTAGCTCTGACACCCCTAGCCCGAAGAAGGAGAACGTCTGGCTCGAGAATGCCAAAACCCTCGGACTGAGCATCATTTTTGCCCTAGGGATTCGGCAGTTCGTCGCCGAGGCTCGCTACATTCCCTCGGGTTCGATGCTGCCTACCCTGCAGATCAACGATCGCCTGATCATTGACAAGGTTAGCTATCGCTTCAATCCGCCGCAGCGGGGCGACATCATTGTCTTTGAACCGCCCTTTGCTTTGCGGAAACGGGGCTACGACGATGCTTTTATCAAACGGGTGATTGGCCTCCCCGGCGACACTGTCGAAGTCCGAGATGGCCAAGTTTATGTCAATGGCAAAGTCCTGAATGAGAATTACATCGCCCAAGAGCCCAGCTACACCTGGGGACCCAAAACCGTGCCTGCCAATAGCTACCTTGTGTTGGGCGACAACCGCAACAACAGCTACGACAGCCACTATTGGGGATTTGTCCCGGAAAACAAAATCATCGGTAAAGCCCTCGTGCGTTTTTGGCCGCTCAACCGCTTGGGGGAAGTAGAACCTCTGCCCAGCTACCAAAAAACGCCACCCATCACGCCCCTAGGCTGGCGGTTGCCACACCCGACCCACCAGCGTTTGTCCTAG
- a CDS encoding dihydroorotase: MADLLHQIRVLDPAIAADRHCDVRIENGCLVAISDHLDPQPDDRIHAASDWILGPTLTDLYSRAGEPGAEPRETFASLAAAAAAGGFGRVVLLPEGDPWLDQAETLSARSHQFNGVQFDYWAAYSRQGQGEQLSELAELAAAGAIGFGDGQPLANPAFLRQLLLYSHSLDRPLLIWPCDRQLRGKGRARQGSLALRWGLPVDPQSSETAALALLLELLADCLTPIHLMRVSTARSVELIAQAQQRGLPITASVTWLHLLGNTADLTDYDPNLRLAPPLPEPEEQLALQQAVQEGVITAIAVDHSPYLYEEKTVAFGEAPAGAIGLELALPQLWQTLVVEAGWSPLTLWQRLSTGPQQCLGETPRSLELGDRVTVFDPHQTWTVSETSLRSQARNTHLLGQTLVGRVWQPPA, translated from the coding sequence ATGGCCGATCTGTTGCATCAAATTCGGGTGCTAGATCCGGCGATCGCAGCGGATCGTCATTGCGATGTGCGGATCGAAAACGGCTGCCTAGTCGCGATCTCAGATCACCTCGATCCCCAACCGGATGATCGAATTCATGCTGCCTCCGATTGGATTCTGGGTCCAACTCTGACCGATCTCTACAGTCGCGCTGGCGAACCGGGTGCAGAACCCCGCGAAACTTTTGCCAGTTTGGCAGCAGCAGCAGCGGCGGGTGGCTTTGGTCGGGTTGTACTCTTACCCGAAGGTGATCCCTGGCTCGATCAAGCTGAGACACTCAGTGCGCGATCGCACCAGTTTAACGGCGTGCAGTTCGACTACTGGGCGGCCTATTCTCGGCAAGGGCAAGGTGAACAACTCAGTGAATTGGCAGAGTTGGCTGCTGCTGGAGCGATCGGCTTTGGCGATGGCCAGCCACTGGCCAATCCTGCCTTTCTACGGCAATTGTTGCTCTACAGTCACAGCCTCGATCGGCCTTTGTTGATCTGGCCCTGCGATCGCCAGTTGCGCGGCAAAGGACGGGCCCGTCAGGGCAGTTTGGCATTGCGTTGGGGCTTGCCGGTCGATCCCCAAAGTTCGGAAACTGCTGCCTTAGCACTGCTGCTAGAGCTACTCGCTGATTGCCTGACACCCATACATTTGATGCGAGTTTCGACAGCGCGTAGCGTCGAATTGATCGCCCAAGCCCAGCAGCGAGGCCTGCCAATTACGGCCAGCGTCACTTGGTTGCATTTGCTGGGAAATACTGCCGACCTCACGGATTATGATCCCAACCTGCGCCTAGCGCCGCCACTGCCGGAACCGGAAGAACAACTGGCGCTTCAGCAAGCGGTTCAAGAAGGTGTGATTACCGCGATCGCCGTCGATCACAGTCCCTACCTCTACGAAGAGAAAACGGTTGCTTTTGGTGAGGCTCCAGCCGGTGCGATCGGGCTGGAATTGGCGTTACCCCAGCTTTGGCAAACACTGGTGGTTGAAGCAGGCTGGTCGCCGCTGACACTCTGGCAGCGACTTTCGACAGGGCCACAACAGTGTTTGGGTGAAACGCCACGATCGCTGGAACTGGGCGATCGCGTCACGGTGTTTGACCCGCACCAGACCTGGACTGTGAGTGAGACGAGCCTGCGATCGCAAGCCCGCAACACCCATCTCCTAGGACAAACGCTGGTGGGTCGGGTGTGGCAACCGCCAGCCTAG